The following are encoded together in the Nocardioides okcheonensis genome:
- a CDS encoding tetratricopeptide repeat protein, translated as MDEDWRALAHAERLLELRRDAEAEQRFRDVLASDPQSVTALLGLGRALQRQGRLDEAEQAVRAALALAPERGTAHHLLVDVLVDRRDGPGAIAAAEHGVRLEPHDVTSHYQHARALLVQRRPRTREAYGAALRAVDLAPHSPDAHNLVGLCLDGLGDHEAARTAFRNALALDPQHTLAQNNLAATELDRGRLRSAAGLLRTAVGVDPQERRVRQNLDTVLLVLARRLLWAMCGAAVVLGVLLANEAPWWSRALSGAAFLAVVTVLAGRLRDRLPAGVTRWGRGLWWRTRWQGRYLLGLLTLLTAGVLLLAFAPQQVAVASGLALVGLLQVVGVVAVVGWVGYAAVSLARGR; from the coding sequence GTGGACGAGGACTGGCGGGCACTGGCGCACGCCGAGAGGCTGCTCGAGCTGCGCCGTGACGCCGAGGCCGAGCAGCGCTTCCGCGACGTCCTCGCGTCCGATCCGCAGTCGGTGACAGCCCTGCTCGGGCTGGGCCGGGCGCTGCAGCGTCAGGGCCGGCTGGACGAGGCCGAGCAGGCGGTCCGCGCCGCGCTCGCTCTGGCGCCCGAGCGCGGCACGGCCCACCACCTGCTGGTCGACGTGCTGGTCGACCGGCGCGACGGCCCCGGTGCGATCGCCGCCGCCGAGCACGGCGTACGCCTCGAGCCGCACGACGTCACCTCCCACTACCAGCACGCCCGCGCGCTGCTCGTCCAGCGGCGCCCCCGCACCCGCGAGGCCTACGGCGCCGCGCTGCGGGCCGTCGACCTGGCACCGCACAGCCCGGACGCCCACAACCTCGTCGGCCTCTGCCTCGACGGGCTCGGCGACCACGAGGCGGCGCGGACCGCGTTCCGCAACGCGCTCGCCCTCGACCCGCAGCACACGCTCGCCCAGAACAACCTCGCGGCGACCGAGCTCGACCGGGGCCGGCTGCGCTCCGCGGCGGGTCTGCTGCGGACCGCGGTCGGCGTCGACCCCCAGGAACGACGGGTGCGCCAGAACCTGGACACGGTGCTGCTCGTCCTGGCCAGGCGCCTGCTCTGGGCGATGTGCGGCGCGGCGGTGGTGCTGGGGGTGCTCCTGGCCAACGAGGCGCCGTGGTGGAGCCGCGCGCTCAGCGGCGCGGCGTTCCTCGCAGTGGTCACCGTGCTGGCCGGACGGCTGCGCGACCGGCTCCCCGCCGGTGTCACCCGGTGGGGCCGGGGCCTGTGGTGGCGCACGAGGTGGCAGGGCCGCTACCTGCTCGGCCTGCTCACGCTGCTGACCGCCGGCGTGCTGCTCCTCGCGTTCGCGCCGCAGCAGGTCGCCGTGGCCTCCGGGCTCGCGCTCGTGGGCCTGCTGCAGGTCGTCGGCGTCGTCGCCGTGGTCGGGTGGGTCGGCTACGCCGCGGTGAGCCTGGCGCGCGGTCGCTGA
- a CDS encoding AAA family ATPase, with protein sequence MDERLIDSLAAAVRAAPDDLTLRLHLAGLLVDAGRGPEAVAHVATVLAADPGSTEALALMGRAMGTPAPPAPASGPAGDVGDVGDVGEGRPQPTDRQPFDWHAAESDVGASVGPMFVDGTTEDPGPAAYDVERAGVRLADVGGLTEVKKRLEAGFLAPLRNPELRTLYGKSMRGGLLLYGPPGCGKTFLAKAVAGELGAAFLHVSLADVLDMYIGQSERNVKELFEVARSSAPCVLFLDELDAIGGKRSLNRSSGARTTVNQLLTELDGVGSDNEGVFVLAATNHPWDVDPALRRPGRLDRTLLVLPPDRDAREAVLRTHLRDRPVERIDTRRLAKATAGFSGADLAHLCESASENALMDSVETGQVRMIQMADFDAALAEVRPSIGPWMETARNVALYANASGEYDDLAKWLRKQR encoded by the coding sequence GTGGACGAGCGCCTGATCGACAGCCTGGCCGCCGCCGTGCGCGCCGCACCCGACGACCTCACCCTCCGGCTGCACCTCGCGGGGCTGCTCGTCGACGCGGGACGGGGCCCGGAGGCCGTGGCGCACGTCGCGACCGTGCTGGCCGCCGACCCCGGGTCCACCGAGGCCCTCGCGCTGATGGGCCGCGCGATGGGCACGCCCGCTCCCCCGGCGCCGGCCTCCGGCCCCGCCGGGGACGTCGGGGACGTCGGGGACGTCGGGGAGGGCCGCCCGCAGCCGACCGACCGGCAGCCCTTCGACTGGCACGCGGCCGAGTCGGACGTCGGGGCGAGCGTCGGACCGATGTTCGTCGACGGCACGACCGAGGACCCCGGCCCGGCGGCGTACGACGTGGAGCGCGCCGGCGTGCGGCTGGCCGACGTCGGTGGCCTGACCGAGGTGAAGAAGCGGCTCGAGGCCGGCTTCCTGGCCCCGCTGCGCAACCCCGAGCTGCGGACGCTCTACGGCAAGTCGATGCGCGGCGGCCTGCTGCTCTACGGCCCGCCCGGGTGCGGCAAGACGTTCCTCGCCAAGGCCGTGGCCGGCGAGCTCGGCGCGGCGTTCCTGCACGTGTCGCTGGCCGACGTGCTCGACATGTACATCGGTCAGAGCGAGCGCAACGTCAAGGAGCTCTTCGAGGTCGCCCGCAGCTCGGCGCCGTGCGTGCTCTTCCTCGACGAGCTCGACGCCATCGGCGGCAAGCGCTCGCTCAACCGCTCGTCGGGCGCCCGGACGACCGTCAACCAGCTGCTCACCGAGCTCGACGGAGTGGGCTCCGACAACGAGGGCGTCTTCGTCCTCGCCGCGACCAACCACCCGTGGGACGTCGACCCCGCGCTGCGCCGTCCCGGACGCCTCGACCGGACCCTGCTGGTGCTGCCGCCGGACCGCGACGCGCGCGAGGCGGTCCTGCGCACGCACCTGCGCGACCGCCCGGTCGAGCGGATCGACACCCGCCGGCTGGCGAAGGCCACCGCAGGCTTCAGCGGCGCCGACCTGGCCCACCTGTGCGAGTCGGCGTCGGAGAACGCGCTCATGGACTCCGTCGAGACCGGGCAGGTCCGGATGATCCAGATGGCCGACTTCGACGCCGCGCTCGCCGAGGTCCGGCCGTCGATCGGCCCCTGGATGGAGACCGCGCGCAACGTCGCGCTCTACGCCAACGCCTCCGGGGAGTACGACGACCTGGCGAAGTGGCTGCGCAAGCAGCGCTGA
- a CDS encoding tetratricopeptide repeat protein — MDTEALVERATALLELGRPVEAEAEARRALAGDPSSAAAQVALSHALTGQRRWAEAVDAARGAVAADPERADAFVALAWALVGDDRADEAVEASRSAVGLEPHDWTTHHILGWALLRVSPPRAEEARDAATRALELSPGATSAHSVLGLALAATGRRRAGRRVLREGLRIDPHDPYLHNNLAKIDLDRGLRVGRTARHLRAAASGIPQEEVVHRNLDTLVLRFGVRLAWPTLVALTVVRLQLATGAPWWARAVTGLVHLAVVGLLVGWFARQAPRGMRFWARGVLGRLSLPLRLVGAVLLAFGACVVAAAFAPPGAADAMARTSGLALRLALVVGVAALVAHLVQGRRSR; from the coding sequence ATGGACACCGAGGCGCTCGTCGAGCGGGCGACGGCCCTGCTCGAGCTCGGCCGCCCCGTCGAGGCCGAGGCCGAGGCCCGCCGGGCGCTGGCGGGCGACCCCTCCTCGGCGGCCGCCCAGGTGGCGCTGTCGCACGCGCTGACCGGGCAGCGCCGGTGGGCCGAGGCCGTGGACGCCGCCCGCGGCGCCGTCGCGGCCGACCCGGAGCGCGCCGACGCGTTCGTCGCGCTGGCGTGGGCGCTCGTCGGGGACGACCGGGCCGACGAGGCGGTCGAGGCGTCCCGGTCCGCGGTCGGCCTGGAGCCGCACGACTGGACCACCCACCACATCCTGGGCTGGGCCCTGCTGCGGGTGAGCCCGCCCCGCGCCGAGGAGGCGCGGGACGCGGCCACGCGGGCGCTGGAGCTGTCGCCGGGGGCCACCTCGGCGCACAGCGTGCTCGGCCTCGCCCTCGCCGCGACGGGTCGGCGCCGCGCCGGCCGGCGGGTGCTGCGCGAGGGCCTGCGGATCGACCCGCACGACCCCTACCTCCACAACAACCTCGCCAAGATCGACCTCGACCGCGGCCTGCGGGTCGGGCGCACCGCCCGCCACCTGCGCGCCGCGGCGAGCGGGATCCCGCAGGAGGAGGTGGTCCACCGCAACCTCGACACCCTCGTGCTGCGGTTCGGCGTGCGACTGGCCTGGCCCACCCTGGTGGCGCTGACGGTGGTGCGCCTCCAGCTCGCCACCGGGGCGCCGTGGTGGGCGCGGGCCGTGACGGGGCTCGTCCACCTCGCCGTGGTCGGGCTGCTCGTGGGCTGGTTCGCCCGGCAGGCGCCGCGAGGCATGCGGTTCTGGGCCCGCGGGGTGCTGGGTCGGCTGTCACTGCCGCTGCGCCTGGTGGGAGCCGTGCTCCTGGCCTTCGGTGCGTGCGTGGTCGCCGCGGCGTTCGCCCCGCCGGGCGCGGCCGACGCGATGGCCCGGACGTCCGGGCTGGCGCTGCGGCTCGCGCTGGTGGTCGGCGTGGCCGCGCTCGTCGCCCACCTCGTCCAGGGGCGCCGGTCGCGCTGA
- a CDS encoding AMP-binding protein, translated as MSAVAEISWFRAPAGDDPGTLNACYHALDLPVIRGRADDLALTVDGTDLTYARLLTETAACAGVLRAFGVGPGQPVAVGALPPEAAVVVPLAVARVGGVATYDDGSEAAVAVRTTADGVVVSADGEDLPWDVAMRAGRTDPAGCADVPGDAVLARRGTDTLTVLEAVGASGDVRAPEGAGLVEVGGVHLWSFPPLP; from the coding sequence TTGAGCGCAGTGGCGGAGATCAGCTGGTTCCGCGCGCCCGCGGGCGACGACCCCGGAACCCTCAACGCCTGCTACCACGCCCTCGACCTGCCGGTGATCCGCGGACGCGCCGACGACCTCGCGCTGACGGTCGACGGCACCGACCTGACCTACGCCCGCCTGCTCACCGAGACGGCCGCCTGCGCCGGGGTGCTGCGGGCCTTCGGCGTGGGACCCGGCCAGCCGGTGGCGGTGGGTGCGCTGCCGCCGGAGGCCGCCGTCGTGGTGCCGCTCGCCGTGGCCCGTGTCGGCGGGGTCGCGACCTACGACGACGGCTCCGAGGCGGCGGTCGCCGTCCGGACCACCGCCGACGGGGTGGTCGTCAGCGCCGACGGCGAGGACCTGCCGTGGGACGTCGCGATGCGCGCCGGACGGACCGACCCGGCCGGCTGCGCCGACGTCCCGGGTGACGCGGTGCTCGCGCGCCGCGGCACGGACACGCTCACCGTGCTCGAGGCGGTCGGCGCGTCGGGCGACGTACGCGCCCCCGAGGGCGCCGGCCTCGTCGAGGTCGGCGGCGTGCACCTCTGGTCGTTCCCGCCCCTGCCCTGA
- a CDS encoding M1 family metallopeptidase, protein MTSTRRVTRALGGVLTASALLLPTIAPAQAGVPVDGASGIGDAYWPLDGNGGIDVSAYRIHNRYDLGAKRLAGRTTVELTATADLSSFSLDFLLDVSRVRVDGEDATFAKTDGGHELRITPASPLVAGTRHDVTVTYADKPGRYSYAGESNWLASSREVVAMNEPHMAPWWFPANDHPLDKAIVDVRTTVPKGREVISNGELKGRRTGKRTTTWHWRADEPMAPYLAFFAAGDFAVAKGKHRGLPWLVAVSKGLGDADERASMRLMKQTPRVVSGLEKDLGRYPFSVVGGLTTSLDVGFALENQTRPTYPAVGGDATSLVVHELAHQWFGDDIAVQGWRDIWLNEGFASFMEWRWDETHGGRDAAATLKSYYASTEADSPFWEVTVADPGADKVFDSAVYGRGAMTLQALRNRVGDATFWRIIRTWVREQRGGNGSSEEFEATAARVSGVDLTAFFTAWLRTPSKPARTADNGLS, encoded by the coding sequence GTGACCTCGACGCGACGTGTGACCCGTGCCCTCGGGGGCGTGCTGACCGCCTCCGCCCTGCTCCTCCCGACGATCGCCCCCGCCCAGGCCGGAGTGCCGGTCGACGGTGCCTCCGGCATCGGCGACGCCTACTGGCCGCTCGACGGCAACGGCGGCATCGACGTCTCCGCCTACCGGATCCACAACCGCTACGACCTCGGCGCCAAGCGGCTCGCCGGTCGCACGACCGTCGAGCTCACCGCCACGGCCGACCTCAGCAGCTTCTCCCTCGACTTCCTCCTCGACGTCTCGCGGGTGCGCGTCGACGGCGAGGACGCGACCTTCGCGAAGACCGACGGCGGCCACGAGCTGAGGATCACCCCGGCCTCGCCGCTGGTCGCCGGCACCCGCCACGACGTGACGGTGACCTACGCCGACAAGCCGGGGAGGTACTCCTACGCCGGCGAGTCCAACTGGCTGGCCAGCAGTCGCGAGGTCGTCGCGATGAACGAGCCGCACATGGCGCCGTGGTGGTTCCCGGCCAACGACCACCCCCTCGACAAGGCGATCGTCGACGTCCGCACGACCGTGCCGAAGGGCCGCGAGGTGATCTCCAACGGCGAGCTCAAGGGCCGCAGGACCGGCAAGCGGACCACGACCTGGCACTGGCGGGCCGACGAGCCGATGGCGCCCTACCTCGCCTTCTTCGCCGCCGGCGACTTCGCGGTCGCGAAGGGCAAGCACCGCGGCCTGCCGTGGCTGGTCGCCGTCTCGAAGGGCCTCGGCGACGCCGACGAGCGCGCCAGCATGCGGCTGATGAAGCAGACGCCGCGCGTGGTCAGCGGGCTCGAGAAGGACCTCGGCCGCTACCCGTTCTCGGTCGTCGGCGGTCTCACCACCTCCCTCGACGTCGGCTTCGCGCTGGAGAACCAGACCCGTCCGACCTACCCCGCCGTGGGTGGCGACGCGACGAGCCTGGTCGTCCACGAGCTGGCCCACCAGTGGTTCGGCGACGACATCGCCGTGCAGGGCTGGCGCGACATCTGGCTCAACGAGGGCTTCGCGTCGTTCATGGAGTGGCGCTGGGACGAGACCCACGGCGGACGCGACGCGGCCGCCACCTTGAAGAGCTACTACGCCAGCACCGAGGCCGACTCGCCGTTCTGGGAGGTCACGGTCGCCGATCCCGGCGCGGACAAGGTCTTCGACTCGGCCGTCTACGGTCGCGGCGCCATGACCCTGCAGGCCCTGCGCAACCGCGTCGGCGACGCGACCTTCTGGCGGATCATCCGCACCTGGGTCCGCGAGCAGCGCGGCGGCAACGGCTCGTCGGAGGAGTTCGAGGCGACGGCCGCCCGGGTGAGCGGCGTCGACCTCACCGCGTTCTTCACGGCCTGGCTGCGCACGCCGTCCAAGCCGGCGCGGACCGCCGACAACGGGCTGTCTTGA
- a CDS encoding serine protein kinase RIO encodes MTHPFPEDFLRSDDRSPLEGIDDAFVFSYATYADDLGEHQRWSRWEDLEALMKGPEPRPDWVVTSSGAIDTELGVLKTGKEADVFLIEREDPHRPGSAVVMAAKRYRSTDHRTFHRAASYTEGRSMKRSRDERAVKRKSTWGKQVAAGEWAISEWNALRRCWELGLPVPYPVQIDETEIMMEWITHDGETAPRLAQVRPERPVLEGYYEQLRDALAALVQAGLVHGDLSPYNTLAAGDRLVVIDLPQVVDLVGNPQGMDFLLRDCANMCGWFRSRGLPVDEQELFGELMAHAF; translated from the coding sequence GTGACGCACCCCTTCCCGGAGGACTTCCTCCGGTCTGACGACCGCTCGCCCCTCGAGGGCATCGACGACGCGTTCGTCTTCAGCTACGCCACCTACGCCGACGACCTCGGCGAGCACCAGCGCTGGTCGCGCTGGGAGGACCTCGAGGCCCTGATGAAGGGCCCCGAGCCGCGACCCGACTGGGTCGTGACGTCCAGCGGCGCCATCGACACCGAGCTCGGCGTCCTCAAGACCGGCAAGGAGGCCGACGTCTTCCTCATCGAGCGCGAGGACCCGCACCGCCCCGGCTCGGCCGTCGTGATGGCCGCCAAGCGCTACCGCAGCACCGACCACCGCACCTTCCACCGCGCCGCCTCCTACACCGAGGGCCGCTCGATGAAGCGCTCGCGCGACGAGCGCGCCGTCAAGCGCAAGTCCACCTGGGGAAAGCAGGTCGCGGCCGGCGAGTGGGCGATCTCGGAGTGGAACGCGCTGCGCCGCTGCTGGGAGCTCGGCCTGCCGGTCCCCTACCCGGTCCAGATCGACGAGACCGAGATCATGATGGAGTGGATCACCCACGACGGCGAGACCGCGCCGCGCCTGGCCCAGGTCCGGCCCGAGCGGCCGGTGCTGGAGGGCTACTACGAGCAGCTGCGCGACGCGCTCGCCGCGCTCGTCCAGGCCGGCCTCGTGCACGGCGACCTGTCGCCCTACAACACCCTCGCCGCCGGCGACCGGCTGGTCGTCATCGACCTGCCGCAGGTCGTCGACCTGGTCGGCAACCCGCAGGGCATGGACTTCCTGCTGCGCGACTGCGCCAACATGTGCGGGTGGTTCCGGTCGCGGGGCCTGCCGGTCGACGAGCAGGAGCTGTTCGGCGAGCTGATGGCGCACGCGTTCTGA
- a CDS encoding GNAT family N-acetyltransferase encodes MSPVADMSMDIDGHEVVPLLPETWDLFAGMAGRTGLFGGCWCVHFHCLPDPPEREEMGNPAFKRMLVEQGVAHAALVLDDGEAVAWAEYGTLTELPNIQHRKQWEAETVVPPDFRITCVQVRKDHRRRGLGSVAVKGAVALVAAAGGGRVESYPHDLPPGKKMSASFLYNLTRTTYENLGFTYVRPKGQGNCVMELQVPPA; translated from the coding sequence ATGAGCCCGGTCGCGGACATGAGCATGGACATCGACGGCCACGAGGTGGTGCCGCTCCTCCCGGAGACGTGGGACCTCTTCGCGGGGATGGCGGGTCGCACCGGCCTGTTCGGCGGCTGCTGGTGCGTCCACTTCCACTGCCTGCCCGACCCGCCCGAGCGCGAGGAGATGGGCAACCCGGCCTTCAAGCGGATGCTCGTGGAGCAGGGCGTCGCGCACGCGGCGCTCGTCCTCGACGACGGGGAGGCCGTCGCGTGGGCCGAGTACGGCACGCTCACCGAGCTGCCCAACATCCAGCACCGCAAGCAGTGGGAGGCCGAGACCGTCGTGCCGCCGGACTTCCGGATCACGTGCGTCCAGGTCCGCAAGGACCATCGACGCCGGGGCCTCGGGTCGGTCGCGGTGAAGGGTGCCGTGGCCCTGGTCGCCGCGGCCGGCGGGGGCCGTGTCGAGTCCTACCCGCACGACCTCCCGCCCGGCAAGAAGATGTCGGCGTCGTTCCTCTACAACCTCACGCGGACCACCTACGAGAACCTCGGGTTCACCTACGTCCGGCCCAAGGGGCAGGGCAACTGCGTGATGGAGCTGCAGGTGCCGCCCGCCTGA
- a CDS encoding LOG family protein, producing the protein MKHSRGRVLDVTTLADLDRRLAAGARSLAGWRVVGLDLTDRGPVLLERSLAQSLFLGCEFADGDDDAVRRAGGVVLHEIPGSPVDPFRSRLYSPAELYDAPRYPDTVDARAYAWSRGPWTPDDTLAMALHDHHVDEALEAWVVGRRLVGVMGGHALARGSAAYADAARLGHRLGDGATVATGGGPGAMEAANLGAFVPGGQADLLEESLAHLAQVPSFTPDVGAWARAGLDVVERVDGPGRDSLGIPTWHYGHEPPNVFATAIAKYFRNAPREAVLLEICNAGIVFLPGAAGTVQEVFQDACENYYADEASVAPMVLVGRRHWTEDLPAWPLLQALARGRAMEAHVHLVDTVDEAVEVVGRGGLSRPDGG; encoded by the coding sequence GTGAAGCACTCCCGCGGACGCGTCCTCGACGTCACCACCCTCGCCGACCTCGACCGCCGCCTCGCGGCCGGTGCCCGCTCCCTCGCCGGCTGGCGGGTGGTGGGCCTCGACCTCACCGACCGGGGGCCGGTCCTGCTGGAGCGGTCGCTGGCGCAGTCGCTGTTCCTCGGCTGCGAGTTCGCCGACGGCGACGACGACGCCGTGCGGCGCGCGGGCGGCGTCGTGCTGCACGAGATCCCGGGCAGCCCGGTCGACCCGTTCCGCTCGCGCCTCTACTCCCCCGCCGAGCTCTACGACGCCCCGCGCTACCCGGACACCGTCGACGCCCGTGCCTACGCCTGGTCGCGCGGGCCGTGGACGCCCGACGACACGCTGGCGATGGCCCTGCACGACCACCACGTCGACGAGGCGCTGGAGGCGTGGGTGGTCGGGCGGCGCCTGGTCGGGGTGATGGGTGGCCACGCCCTGGCCCGCGGCAGCGCGGCGTACGCCGACGCGGCGCGCCTCGGGCACCGCCTCGGCGACGGCGCGACCGTGGCCACCGGCGGCGGGCCGGGCGCGATGGAGGCGGCCAACCTCGGCGCCTTCGTGCCCGGTGGCCAGGCCGACCTGCTCGAGGAGTCGCTGGCACACCTGGCGCAGGTGCCGTCGTTCACCCCCGACGTCGGGGCGTGGGCCCGGGCCGGCCTCGACGTGGTCGAGCGGGTCGACGGTCCCGGTCGCGACTCGCTGGGCATCCCCACCTGGCACTACGGGCACGAGCCGCCCAACGTCTTCGCCACCGCGATCGCGAAGTACTTCCGCAACGCGCCGCGCGAGGCCGTCCTGCTGGAGATCTGCAACGCCGGCATCGTGTTCCTGCCGGGCGCCGCAGGCACCGTCCAGGAGGTCTTCCAGGACGCCTGCGAGAACTACTACGCCGACGAGGCGTCCGTCGCGCCGATGGTGCTCGTCGGTCGCCGGCACTGGACCGAGGACCTGCCGGCGTGGCCGCTGCTGCAGGCGCTGGCGCGCGGGCGCGCGATGGAGGCCCACGTCCACCTCGTCGACACCGTGGACGAGGCGGTCGAGGTGGTCGGCCGCGGCGGGCTCAGCCGGCCCGACGGCGGCTGA
- a CDS encoding glycosyltransferase family 4 protein, translated as MDLLEKRRRSRTAHPTPRPVATLSVARLPGAPRPASAPLRVLVVTESFLPQVNGVTNSVRRVLEHLAAEGHDAEVVAPTGPETYAGFPVTHARGAALPFYADFRIGLETRRRLRATMQRFAPDVVHLASPATLGHQAARAARRLGIPTVAIYQTDLVGFAERYQVPGGARAMEGLTRRIHLGVDRTLAPSTASIDQLRRLGVPEVHRWPRGVDQVLFDPARRDEALHAELAPGGEVLVGYVGRLAPEKELGLLAHVDRLPGVRLVLVGGGPDEARLRDLLPRAAFLGVLHGEELARTYATLDVFVHTGRHETYCQSAQEALASGVPVVAPRAGGPVDVVTDTVTGFLHEPGDADALVSCVERLVTQPLLRRRMALAARESVRERTWQAVNELLVEHYRDACGAGVSRRRAG; from the coding sequence ATGGACCTGCTCGAGAAGCGGCGTCGCAGCCGCACGGCACACCCCACCCCACGTCCCGTTGCGACCCTCTCCGTCGCCCGCCTCCCCGGCGCTCCGCGACCGGCGTCCGCGCCGCTGCGGGTGCTGGTGGTCACCGAGTCGTTCCTGCCCCAGGTCAACGGGGTCACCAACTCGGTGCGCCGGGTGCTCGAGCACCTCGCCGCCGAGGGTCACGACGCCGAGGTCGTCGCGCCCACCGGGCCGGAGACGTACGCCGGGTTCCCGGTCACCCACGCCCGCGGGGCGGCGCTGCCGTTCTACGCCGACTTCCGGATCGGGCTGGAGACCCGGCGGCGGCTGCGGGCCACGATGCAGCGCTTCGCCCCCGACGTCGTCCACCTCGCCTCCCCGGCTACCCTGGGCCACCAGGCGGCGCGCGCCGCCCGCCGCCTCGGCATCCCGACCGTGGCGATCTACCAGACGGACCTCGTCGGCTTCGCCGAGCGCTACCAGGTGCCGGGCGGGGCGCGGGCGATGGAGGGGCTCACCCGGCGCATCCACCTCGGCGTCGACCGGACGCTCGCCCCCTCCACGGCGAGCATCGACCAGCTGCGCCGGCTCGGGGTCCCGGAGGTGCACCGCTGGCCGCGCGGCGTCGACCAGGTCCTCTTCGACCCGGCGCGTCGCGACGAGGCGCTGCACGCCGAGCTGGCTCCCGGCGGCGAGGTGCTCGTGGGCTACGTCGGCCGCCTGGCGCCGGAGAAGGAGCTCGGGCTGCTGGCCCACGTCGACCGGCTGCCCGGCGTGCGACTGGTGCTGGTGGGCGGAGGTCCCGACGAGGCACGCCTGCGCGACCTGCTCCCGCGGGCGGCGTTCCTCGGCGTGCTGCACGGCGAGGAGCTGGCGCGGACGTACGCGACCCTCGACGTCTTCGTGCACACCGGTCGCCACGAGACCTACTGCCAGTCCGCGCAGGAGGCGCTCGCCAGCGGTGTGCCCGTGGTGGCCCCCCGTGCCGGCGGGCCGGTCGACGTCGTCACCGACACCGTCACCGGCTTCCTCCACGAGCCGGGGGACGCGGACGCGCTGGTGTCGTGCGTCGAGCGGCTCGTGACCCAGCCGCTGCTGCGTCGGCGGATGGCGCTGGCCGCCCGCGAGAGCGTGCGCGAGCGGACCTGGCAGGCGGTCAACGAGCTGCTGGTGGAGCACTACCGCGACGCCTGCGGCGCCGGGGTCAGCCGCCGTCGGGCCGGCTGA
- a CDS encoding DinB family protein — protein MAATWTDDLRGRIDELIDEYRAALRASLDGLTEEQARARLVPSKTTLLGLLKHVTYVEGVWFDQAVSGRTPQEIGIATSPDRSFTLTRSDTVESVLAAHAERCEASRQAMAALALDDTVTGRGERAVWALQLQVLRELAHHAGHADILREQLLAGADPGS, from the coding sequence GTGGCCGCGACCTGGACCGACGACCTGCGCGGCCGGATCGACGAGCTCATCGACGAGTACCGGGCGGCCCTGCGCGCGAGCCTCGACGGCCTCACCGAGGAGCAGGCGCGCGCCCGCCTCGTCCCGTCGAAGACCACCCTGCTCGGGCTGCTGAAGCACGTGACCTACGTCGAGGGGGTCTGGTTCGACCAGGCCGTCAGCGGTCGCACTCCGCAGGAGATCGGCATCGCCACCTCTCCCGACCGCTCGTTCACACTGACGAGGTCCGACACGGTCGAGTCTGTCCTGGCGGCCCACGCGGAGCGCTGTGAGGCCTCCCGGCAGGCGATGGCCGCCCTTGCGCTCGACGACACGGTGACCGGCCGCGGTGAGCGCGCGGTGTGGGCCCTCCAGCTCCAGGTGCTGCGAGAGCTGGCCCACCACGCGGGTCACGCCGACATCCTGCGCGAGCAGCTGCTGGCGGGCGCCGACCCCGGTTCCTGA